One window of the Anaeromyxobacter dehalogenans 2CP-C genome contains the following:
- a CDS encoding peroxiredoxin-like family protein: MRLRVGDRAPAAALDDVDGRRLECSRPGTPAVVLFTRYVGCPVCQLHVARIAAAMPEFRARSCGVWMVFQSSAEHLRAAMAEWRPGFSAVADPTARLYDAFAVEASVAGYLAPRSLLALVHATMAGKRHGRFEGRETQLPAAFVLAPAGRIAFAHFGRSIGDDAPIPALLGAVDSTNRDASARTPP; this comes from the coding sequence ATGAGGCTACGTGTCGGCGATCGCGCGCCCGCTGCCGCGCTGGACGACGTCGATGGACGCCGGCTCGAGTGCAGCAGGCCTGGGACGCCGGCGGTGGTGCTGTTCACGCGCTACGTGGGCTGCCCGGTGTGCCAGCTCCACGTCGCGCGGATCGCAGCCGCGATGCCCGAGTTCCGCGCGCGCTCGTGCGGAGTCTGGATGGTGTTCCAGTCCAGCGCGGAGCACCTCCGGGCGGCGATGGCGGAGTGGAGGCCGGGGTTCTCCGCGGTCGCGGATCCGACCGCGCGCCTGTACGACGCGTTCGCGGTCGAGGCGAGCGTCGCGGGTTACCTCGCTCCCCGCTCGCTGCTCGCGCTGGTGCACGCGACGATGGCCGGCAAGCGCCACGGCCGGTTCGAGGGCCGCGAGACGCAGCTGCCGGCGGCGTTCGTGCTCGCTCCGGCCGGGCGGATCGCCTTCGCCCATTTCGGCCGCAGCATCGGGGACGACGCGCCCATCCCTGCGCTGCTCGGCGCCGTGGACTCGACGAACCGCGACGCAAGCGCGCGCACGCCCCCGTGA
- a CDS encoding SAM-dependent methyltransferase gives MDIPRIFNVSESAHRIHNPFTPEKLATLGAALRLEPGTRVLDLGSGSGEMLCTWARDHGIRGTGVDMSQLFTEQARRRAAELGVADRVEFIHGDAAGYVARDKVGVAACLGATWIGGGVAGTIELLARSLRQGGIVLVGEPYWLKLPPTEEVARGCHAASSSDFLLLRDLLASFDKLRYDVVEMVLADPDSWDRYEAAKWLTMRRWLEANPDDDFAKEVRAELTVAPERYATFTREYLGWGVFALMSR, from the coding sequence GTGGACATCCCACGGATCTTCAACGTCAGCGAGAGCGCGCACCGCATCCACAACCCGTTCACGCCGGAGAAGCTCGCCACGCTCGGCGCGGCGCTCCGGCTGGAGCCGGGGACGCGGGTGCTCGACCTCGGCAGCGGCTCGGGCGAGATGCTGTGCACGTGGGCGCGCGATCACGGGATCCGCGGCACCGGCGTGGACATGAGCCAGCTGTTCACCGAGCAGGCGAGGCGCCGCGCCGCCGAGCTGGGCGTCGCCGACCGGGTCGAGTTCATCCACGGCGACGCGGCCGGGTACGTCGCCCGCGACAAGGTCGGTGTGGCAGCCTGTCTCGGCGCCACCTGGATCGGCGGGGGCGTCGCCGGCACCATCGAGCTCCTGGCCAGGAGCCTCCGCCAGGGAGGGATCGTCCTCGTCGGCGAGCCGTACTGGCTGAAGCTGCCGCCGACCGAGGAGGTCGCCAGGGGATGCCACGCCGCCTCCAGCTCGGACTTCCTCCTGCTCCGGGACCTCCTCGCGTCCTTCGACAAGCTCCGCTACGACGTCGTCGAGATGGTGCTGGCCGACCCCGACAGCTGGGACAGGTACGAGGCAGCGAAGTGGCTCACGATGCGTCGATGGCTCGAGGCGAACCCGGACGATGACTTCGCGAAGGAGGTCCGAGCCGAGCTGACCGTCGCGCCCGAGCGCTACGCCACGTTCACCCGCGAATACCTGGGCTGGGGCGTGTTTGCACTGATGTCGCGGTGA
- a CDS encoding malate synthase: MIRADILEQFPELFGRKRVNGRELDVDATIETLTRELEPEIEAALTARGALLRSPEPVATKYAWPHWNEAFEDPVGGSAWTFRQIVQGMIDNFLGKESPLRWRLNDEVAIPEHVHPSRNPGLELTGPWHPLDMAFNALNSPAPMNMPDFEDASPPHFRPDGAPAREPVGVFAALKNAKEIFEGRWSDRAYEVEKKGKKRSYRITTPQAKWPTRLARPPSLHIRYDHVTVDGRPAPGLVVVATLWALNGYDALTRAGSGAYFYIPKLQTPREALIVERLLSRLEGMMGVPAGTLKAKMLYEEGNAGRQLPAIVWTLRRRLLGTNVGRWDYLGSLIEMWKDDPQGVFPDPQTIGMATPGMLAYQRYNALLMLMAGMKDGELTHAAPIGGMAAVMIYQAGDPYGRARYNPLALRAMVIDKLRERLLGLFFVPDAPLRPGEQPTLDAVLGGKVRGALHDAYRQSWVASPEPEYVGAGNGPLRARVGALQELLDAPVETVDAGGKQVPTVASGLSDDERALFRSRGLVDANGRITPFVLAREQVDAPEKLLDLARWEAIYRVPEGDVTIEHVQHAFYMAANYGFQILNGNFAAAIDDYELKLRFMNDLATYRINVSWLWALLRHQAPVTKDGHLLRATLTGDGVVLGKPAEPVKAGTRLDRALFEKVYTFHGEWTDAFFAEQDRRGEPARFDRSKAPVIMELLHRQLLSKRYIQHSARALFVIGAARPEDRAGLLDAMFDLERAEVAARVEKGALPNGALEAHDYVNDVFGG; this comes from the coding sequence ACGCGTGGCCGCACTGGAACGAGGCGTTCGAGGACCCGGTCGGAGGGAGCGCCTGGACGTTCCGGCAGATCGTCCAGGGGATGATCGACAACTTCCTCGGCAAGGAGAGCCCGCTGCGCTGGCGGCTCAACGACGAGGTGGCGATCCCCGAGCACGTGCACCCGTCGCGCAACCCGGGCCTGGAGCTGACCGGGCCCTGGCACCCGCTCGACATGGCGTTCAACGCGCTCAACAGTCCCGCGCCGATGAACATGCCGGACTTCGAGGACGCCTCGCCGCCGCACTTCCGCCCCGACGGCGCGCCGGCGCGCGAGCCGGTGGGCGTGTTCGCGGCGCTCAAGAACGCGAAGGAGATCTTCGAGGGGCGCTGGTCGGACCGCGCCTACGAGGTCGAGAAGAAGGGGAAGAAGCGCAGCTACCGGATCACGACGCCGCAGGCGAAGTGGCCCACGCGCCTCGCCCGCCCGCCCAGCCTGCACATCCGCTACGACCACGTCACGGTGGACGGCCGGCCCGCGCCGGGCCTGGTGGTGGTCGCGACGCTCTGGGCGCTGAACGGCTACGACGCGCTCACCCGCGCCGGGAGCGGCGCGTACTTCTACATCCCCAAGCTGCAGACGCCGCGCGAGGCGCTCATCGTGGAGCGGCTGCTCTCGCGGCTCGAGGGGATGATGGGCGTGCCCGCCGGCACGCTCAAGGCGAAGATGCTCTACGAGGAGGGGAACGCCGGCCGCCAGCTCCCCGCCATCGTCTGGACGCTGCGGCGCCGGCTGCTCGGCACGAACGTCGGCCGCTGGGACTACCTCGGCAGCCTCATCGAGATGTGGAAGGACGATCCGCAGGGCGTGTTCCCCGACCCGCAGACGATCGGCATGGCGACGCCCGGCATGCTCGCGTACCAGCGCTACAACGCGCTGCTCATGCTGATGGCGGGCATGAAGGACGGCGAGCTGACCCACGCCGCGCCCATCGGCGGCATGGCGGCGGTGATGATCTACCAGGCCGGCGATCCCTACGGCCGCGCCCGCTACAACCCGCTCGCGCTCCGCGCCATGGTGATCGACAAGCTGCGCGAGCGGCTGCTGGGCCTGTTCTTCGTGCCCGACGCGCCGCTGCGGCCCGGCGAGCAGCCCACCCTCGACGCCGTCCTCGGCGGCAAGGTCCGCGGCGCGCTCCACGACGCGTACCGCCAGAGCTGGGTGGCGAGCCCGGAGCCGGAGTACGTCGGCGCCGGCAACGGCCCGCTCCGCGCGCGCGTCGGCGCGCTCCAGGAGCTGCTCGACGCGCCGGTGGAGACCGTGGACGCGGGCGGGAAGCAGGTGCCCACGGTGGCGAGCGGGCTCTCCGACGACGAGCGGGCGCTGTTCCGCTCGCGCGGGCTCGTGGACGCGAACGGGCGCATCACGCCGTTCGTGCTGGCGCGCGAGCAGGTGGACGCGCCGGAGAAGCTGCTCGACCTGGCGCGCTGGGAGGCGATCTACCGGGTGCCGGAAGGCGACGTCACCATCGAGCACGTGCAGCACGCGTTCTACATGGCGGCGAACTACGGCTTCCAGATCCTGAACGGCAACTTCGCCGCCGCCATCGACGACTACGAGCTGAAGCTCCGCTTCATGAACGACCTCGCCACCTACCGCATCAACGTGTCGTGGCTGTGGGCGCTCCTGCGCCACCAGGCGCCCGTCACGAAGGACGGCCACCTGCTCCGCGCCACGCTCACCGGCGACGGCGTGGTGCTCGGCAAGCCCGCCGAGCCGGTGAAGGCCGGGACGCGCCTCGACCGCGCGCTGTTCGAGAAGGTGTACACGTTCCACGGTGAGTGGACGGACGCGTTCTTCGCCGAGCAGGACCGCCGCGGCGAGCCCGCGCGCTTCGACCGCTCCAAGGCGCCCGTCATCATGGAGCTGCTGCACCGCCAGCTCCTCTCCAAGCGCTACATCCAGCACAGCGCCCGCGCGCTGTTCGTGATCGGCGCCGCCCGCCCCGAGGACCGCGCCGGCCTGCTCGACGCCATGTTCGACCTCGAGCGCGCCGAGGTGGCCGCGCGGGTGGAGAAGGGCGCGCTCCCGAACGGCGCGCTGGAGGCGCACGACTACGTGAACGACGTGTTCGGGGGGTAG
- a CDS encoding acetate/propionate family kinase, which produces MNVLVLNCGSATTKFAVVHASNGHVHVSGRVEPLGSGQSALELEHEGRAERRTVPGEGIDAALRTAHTLLRELGLAEGLLGIGHRVVHGGAKFSGSILITPEVIAKIKECIPLGPLHNPSNVRGIEVAQQLFPELPQVAVFDTAFHQTMPPRSYLYAVPYAWFVEHEVRRYGFHGTSHRYVSELAVKQLGLDPEDHAIVTAHLGKGCSLAAVRNGQSMDTTMGLTPLEGVVMDRRSGNIDPSIVAHMKKQLSCSMEEVMEKLNAGSGLLGISGLSDDMLTLERAAEAGHERARLAIDKFCYSVSKAAAGMFVSLGRVDALVFTGGIGENQAKVRAQIIGLLAFAGFALDPKANEAHGRGQGGRITRSTSPMAAVIPTNEEFMIARDTAEIVARDASLAERWGEAGPLRAVR; this is translated from the coding sequence ATGAACGTCCTCGTCCTGAACTGTGGCAGCGCCACGACCAAGTTCGCCGTCGTCCACGCGTCGAACGGTCACGTCCACGTCTCCGGGAGGGTGGAGCCGCTCGGGAGCGGGCAGTCGGCGCTCGAGCTCGAGCACGAGGGCCGCGCGGAGCGGCGCACCGTGCCGGGCGAGGGGATCGACGCCGCGCTGCGCACGGCCCACACGCTGCTGCGCGAGCTGGGGCTCGCAGAGGGGCTGCTCGGCATCGGCCACCGCGTCGTCCACGGCGGCGCGAAGTTCTCCGGGTCGATCCTGATCACCCCGGAGGTGATCGCGAAGATCAAGGAGTGCATCCCGCTCGGCCCGCTGCACAACCCGTCCAACGTCCGCGGGATCGAGGTGGCGCAGCAGCTCTTCCCCGAGTTGCCCCAGGTGGCCGTGTTCGACACCGCCTTCCACCAGACCATGCCGCCGCGGTCGTACCTCTACGCGGTCCCGTACGCGTGGTTCGTCGAGCACGAGGTCCGGCGCTACGGGTTCCACGGCACCAGCCACCGCTACGTCTCCGAGCTGGCCGTGAAGCAGCTCGGGCTCGACCCCGAGGATCACGCCATCGTGACCGCGCACCTCGGCAAGGGGTGCTCGCTCGCGGCGGTGCGGAACGGGCAGAGCATGGACACGACCATGGGCCTCACGCCGCTCGAGGGCGTGGTCATGGACAGGCGCAGCGGCAACATCGATCCGTCGATCGTCGCGCACATGAAGAAGCAGCTGAGCTGCAGCATGGAGGAGGTGATGGAGAAGCTGAACGCGGGCTCGGGCCTGCTCGGCATCTCCGGCCTCTCCGACGACATGCTGACGCTGGAGCGGGCCGCCGAGGCGGGCCACGAGCGCGCCCGACTCGCCATCGACAAGTTCTGCTACTCCGTCTCGAAGGCGGCGGCCGGCATGTTCGTGTCGCTCGGCCGCGTGGACGCGCTCGTGTTCACGGGCGGCATCGGCGAGAACCAGGCGAAGGTGCGCGCGCAGATCATCGGGCTGCTCGCGTTCGCGGGCTTCGCGCTGGATCCGAAGGCGAACGAGGCCCACGGGCGCGGGCAGGGCGGCCGGATCACGCGCAGCACGAGCCCCATGGCGGCCGTCATCCCGACGAACGAGGAGTTCATGATCGCCCGGGACACCGCCGAGATCGTCGCGCGGGACGCGTCGCTCGCCGAGCGCTGGGGCGAGGCGGGGCCGCTGCGCGCGGTGCGGTAG